A region of Toxorhynchites rutilus septentrionalis strain SRP chromosome 1, ASM2978413v1, whole genome shotgun sequence DNA encodes the following proteins:
- the LOC129761288 gene encoding myosin heavy chain, clone 203-like — MDFKVSYERFIQNVKYQLIRIEKNIEKDVSEWEIKLAPSDRISVKANVLDSKGTTFKDHECKLESKIVEFEQRVVKLEKEKDRMKLDILNLKQEKSVLSNKLNHFQELKLFEYRLNKTLERKIRNKTDLKAQVSNNLQEIGRLEKQLKNEKNFHSAIEKEKKSLERKIEELQRQTTESNKANPQNLKPLKAKKMMKKKKANHENIYKCKSRLKESKTKLKYADRENSQLAEKNFFLVVEDALKQEKKKTQEINTLLEKWKKKFHELEEKIQTTVQNQAAYEFPMKEIDEEEELRKIHNRLQSTRMRTSQQQQNNYNRSTQANNYNYNRNNKNNR; from the exons atggatttcaaagTTTCATACGAGCGATTCATTCAAAATGTGAAGTACCAGTTAATAAGAATCGAGAAGAACATTGAGAAGGATGTTTCCGAGTGGGAAATTAAACTTGCCCCATCAGATCGAATTAGCGTCAAAGCGAACGTGCTCGATAGCAAGGGTACAACATTTAAGGATCACGAATGTAAACTGGAATCTAAAATCGTCGAATTTGAACAAAGAGTTGTAAAGCTTGAAAAGGAGAAGGATCGCATGAAATTAGACATACTGAATCTCAAGCAAGAAAAAAGCGTATTATCGAATAAGCTGAATCATTTTCAAGAGCTAAAACTATTCGAATATAGATTGAATAAAACTCTAGAACGAAAAATTCGTAATAAGACTGATTTAAAGGCACAAGTTTCTAATAATTTACAAGAGATAGGTCGATTGGAGAAACAGctcaaaaatgagaaaaatttccACTCAGCTATCGAGAAGGAGAAAAAATCgctggagagaaaaatcgaagaGCTACAGAGACAAACCACCGAGTCGAATAAAGCAAATCCCCAAAacttaaagcctcttaaagccaaaaagatgatgaagaagaagaaagcaaACCACgaaaatatttataagtgtaaATCCAGGCTGAAAGAGAGTAAAACGAAACTAAAATATGCAGACCGTGAAAATTCCCAATTggctgaaaaaaacttttttttg GTAGTCGAGGATGCCCTCAAGCAAGAGAAAAAGAAAACCCAGGAAATAAACACGCTACTggaaaaatggaagaaaaaatttCACGAACTGGaagaaaaaattcaaacgaCAGTGCAAAACCAGGCTGCATATGAATTTCCAATG aaagaaatcgatgagGAGGAAGAACTACGCAAGATCCACAACAGACTGCAGTCAACAAGGATGAGAACatcgcaacaacaacaaaataattACAATAGAAGCACACAAGccaacaactacaactacaatcGTAATAACAAAAACAACAGATAA